In the genome of Mycobacterium kansasii ATCC 12478, one region contains:
- the sucD gene encoding succinate--CoA ligase subunit alpha — protein sequence MAIFLTKENKVIVQGITGSEATVHTARMLKAGTHIVGGVNARKAGTTVTHEDKGGRLVKLPVFGSVTEAMEKTGADVSIIFVPPKFAKDAIIEAIDAEIPLLVVITEGIPVQDTAYAWAYNMQKGGKTRIIGPNCPGIITPGQALVGITPANITGPGPIGLVSKSGTLTYQMMFELRDLGFSTAIGIGGDPVIGTTHIDAIEAFEKDPDTKLIVMIGEIGGDAEERAADFIKANVSKPVVGYVAGFTAPEGKTMGHAGAIVSGSSGTAAAKKEALEAAGVKVGKTPSETAALAREILKTL from the coding sequence ATGGCGATCTTCCTGACCAAAGAGAACAAGGTCATCGTCCAGGGCATCACCGGCTCTGAGGCCACCGTCCACACCGCCCGGATGCTCAAGGCGGGCACCCACATCGTCGGCGGCGTGAACGCCCGCAAGGCCGGCACCACCGTCACGCATGAGGACAAGGGTGGCCGGCTGGTCAAGCTGCCGGTGTTCGGCAGTGTCACGGAGGCGATGGAGAAGACCGGCGCCGACGTCTCGATCATCTTTGTGCCGCCCAAGTTCGCCAAGGACGCGATCATCGAGGCGATCGATGCCGAGATCCCGCTGCTGGTGGTCATCACCGAGGGCATACCGGTGCAGGACACCGCCTACGCCTGGGCCTACAACATGCAGAAGGGCGGCAAGACCCGCATCATCGGCCCCAACTGTCCCGGCATCATCACGCCCGGCCAGGCCCTGGTGGGTATCACCCCGGCCAATATCACCGGACCCGGCCCGATAGGCCTGGTGTCCAAGTCCGGCACGCTGACCTACCAGATGATGTTCGAGTTGCGGGACCTCGGTTTCTCCACTGCCATCGGGATCGGCGGTGACCCGGTGATCGGCACCACGCATATCGACGCGATCGAGGCCTTCGAAAAGGATCCCGACACCAAGCTGATCGTGATGATCGGCGAGATCGGCGGTGACGCCGAAGAACGCGCGGCCGACTTCATCAAGGCCAATGTGTCCAAGCCGGTCGTGGGTTACGTCGCCGGCTTCACCGCGCCGGAAGGCAAAACCATGGGCCATGCGGGCGCGATCGTGTCCGGCTCGTCGGGCACCGCGGCCGCCAAGAAAGAGGCACTCGAGGCGGCCGGCGTCAAGGTCGGCAAGACGCCGTCGGAAACCGCGGCCCTAGCCCGGGAAATCCTGAAGACTCTTTAG
- the sucC gene encoding ADP-forming succinate--CoA ligase subunit beta: MDLFEYQAKELFAKHNVPSTPGRVTDSAEGAKAIATEIGRPVMVKAQVKIGGRGKAGGVKYAATPDDAYQHAQNILGLDIKGHIVKKLLVAEASDIAEEYYISFLLDRANRTYLAMCSVEGGMDIEEVAATKPDRLAKVPVDAVTGVDSAFARSIAEQGHLPAEVLDAAAVTISKLWELFVAEDATLVEVNPLVRTPDGQILALDAKITLDANADFRHPDHGEFEDRAATDPLELKAKEHDLNYVKLDGQVGIIGNGAGLVMSTLDVVAYAGEKHGGVKPANFLDIGGGASAEVMAAGLDVVLGDEDVKSVFVNVFGGITSCDAVATGIVKALEILGGEANKPLVVRLDGNNVDEGRRILAEANHPLVTLVPTMDEAADKAAELASA; this comes from the coding sequence ATGGACCTTTTCGAGTATCAAGCCAAGGAACTGTTCGCCAAGCACAACGTGCCCAGCACGCCCGGCCGAGTGACCGACAGCGCCGAGGGCGCCAAGGCGATCGCCACCGAGATCGGTCGTCCGGTGATGGTCAAGGCGCAGGTCAAAATCGGCGGGCGGGGCAAGGCGGGCGGCGTCAAATACGCCGCCACTCCAGACGACGCCTACCAACACGCCCAGAACATCCTCGGCCTGGACATCAAGGGCCACATCGTCAAGAAGCTGCTGGTCGCCGAGGCCAGCGATATCGCCGAGGAGTACTACATCTCCTTCCTGCTGGACCGCGCCAACCGCACCTACCTGGCCATGTGCTCGGTCGAGGGCGGCATGGACATCGAAGAAGTGGCCGCCACCAAGCCCGACCGCCTGGCCAAAGTCCCGGTGGACGCCGTCACGGGCGTCGACTCGGCGTTTGCGCGTTCCATTGCCGAGCAGGGTCACCTGCCGGCCGAGGTTCTCGACGCCGCCGCGGTCACCATTTCCAAGCTCTGGGAGCTGTTCGTCGCCGAGGACGCGACCCTGGTGGAGGTCAACCCGTTGGTCCGTACACCCGATGGCCAGATCCTGGCGCTGGACGCCAAGATCACCCTCGACGCCAACGCCGATTTCCGTCATCCCGATCACGGCGAGTTCGAGGACCGCGCCGCCACCGATCCCCTGGAGCTCAAGGCCAAGGAGCACGACCTCAACTACGTCAAGCTCGACGGGCAGGTCGGCATCATCGGCAATGGCGCCGGCCTCGTGATGTCGACCCTCGACGTCGTCGCCTATGCCGGTGAGAAGCACGGCGGCGTCAAGCCGGCCAACTTCCTCGACATCGGCGGCGGTGCGTCGGCCGAGGTCATGGCAGCCGGATTGGACGTGGTGTTGGGCGACGAGGACGTCAAGAGCGTGTTCGTCAATGTGTTCGGCGGCATCACCTCCTGCGACGCCGTGGCTACCGGGATCGTCAAGGCGCTGGAAATCCTGGGCGGTGAGGCCAACAAGCCGCTGGTGGTGCGTTTGGACGGCAACAACGTCGACGAAGGCCGGCGCATTCTTGCCGAGGCCAACCACCCCCTGGTAACGCTGGTGCCGACGATGGACGAGGCCGCCGACAAAGCCGCCGAGCTGGCGAGCGCCTGA